The following proteins are encoded in a genomic region of Amblyraja radiata isolate CabotCenter1 chromosome 19, sAmbRad1.1.pri, whole genome shotgun sequence:
- the yars2 gene encoding tyrosine--tRNA ligase, mitochondrial — MAAPMVRAAPLWWSLWAPGSLLSAPRKAAKRVGSRWRSGGGGLLSQLHQRGIVQDVFPAAEGGGGLQRLLESAPQTVYCGFDPSADSLHVGHLLALLGLIHLQRAGHRVLLLLGGATARLGDPSGRGSGERGSLSAEAVRNNARGLRSSVHTVFANHHACFCGADQPQAPLTLLDNSDWYQGKGLVDFIDTVGRHFRMGTMLSRQSVQARLKSPEGMSFTEFTYQMFQAYDFYYLNLHHDCRIQLGGMDQLGNITSGYEFIHKVTGQDVYGIMVPLVTSASGDKLGKTAGNAVWLNKNKTSPFELYQYFVRQPDSNIERYLKLFTFIPLPEIESIMVNHGTDPGKRIAQKRLAAEVTKLVHGKEGLESAKRCTSALYHNSVDVLETMSDEELQELFKGASFSENLLEPGTTVLDLCRKANAVPDGPRGYQIIADGGIWINNLRVTKPEQVLVLKQHILTNGLSLLRVGKKNYHIVKWLNMVT; from the exons ATGGCGGCGCCCATGGTGCGGGCGGCCCCGCTCTGGTGGTCGCTGTGGGCGCCGGGATCCCTCCTCTCGGCGCCGCGGAAGGCGGCCAAGCGAGTCGGGAGCCGCTGGagaagcggcggcggcggcctccTGTCGCAGCTGCACCAGCGCGGCATCGTCCAGGACGTGTTCCCGGCGGCCGAGGGCGGCGGCGGCCTGCAGCGGCTGCTCGAGTCCGCGCCACAGACCGTGTACTGCGGCTTCGACCCCAGCGCCGACAGCCTGCACGTCGGCCACCTGCTCGCCCTGCTCGGCCTCATCCACCTGCAGCGCGCCGGGCACCGCGTCCTGCTGCTGCTGGGCGGCGCCACCGCCCGCCTGGGCGACCCGAGCGGCCGCGGCAGCGGCGAGCGGGGGTCACTGAGCGCCGAGGCGGTGCGGAACAATGCCCGCGGCCTGCGGAGCAGCGTCCATACCGTGTTCGCCAACCACCACGCCTGCTTCTGCGGCGCCGACCAGCCCCAGGCCCCGCTTACCCTCCTCGACAACTCCGACTGGTACCAGGGCAAGGGGCTGGTGGACTTCATCGACACAGTGGGAAGGCATTTCCGCATGGGCACCATGCTGAGCCGGCAGAGTGTGCAAGCTCGCCTAAAGAGCCCCGAGGGCATGAGCTTCACCGAGTTCACCTACCAGATGTTCCAAGCCTACGACTTCTACTACTTGAACCTACACCACGATTGTAGGATCCAACTGGGAGGCATGGATCAACTGGGCAACATCACGTCTGGATACGAATTCATTCACAA GGTAACTGGGCAAGACGTCTACGGCATCATGGTACCGCTTGTGACCAGTGCTTCAGGGGATAAACTGGGAAAAACTGCAGGAAATGCAGTATGGTTAAACAAAAATAAGACCTCGCCCTTTGAACTGTATCAGTATTTTGTCAGGCAACCAGATTCAAACATAGAAAG ATATCTTAAACTCTTTACCTTCATCCCACTTCCGGAGATTGAAAGCATTATGGTCAATCATGGAACTGATCCAGGAAAGCGCATTGCCCAAAAACGACTAGCAGCAGAAGTAACCAAATTGGTTCATGGAAAGGAAGGATTAGAATCTGCCAAAAG ATGTACAAGTGCACTCTACCATAACAGTGTGGATGTATTGGAGACCATGTCAGATGAAGAGCTACAAGAGTTGTTTAAAGGAGCATCATTTTCGGAGAATCTGCTGGAGCCAGGCACAACAGTGCTGGATCTCTGCCGGAAAGCCAATGCTGTTCCGGATGGCCCCAGAGG GTATCAGATCATCGCAGATGGAGGAATTTGGATTAATAACTTACGAGTGACAAAACCAGAACAAGTGCTGGTTTTGAagcaacatattctcacaaatggACTGTCTCTGCTCAGAGTCGGAAAGAAAAATTATCATATTGTGAAATGGCTCAACATGGTAACTTAG